One genomic region from Xiphophorus couchianus chromosome 21, X_couchianus-1.0, whole genome shotgun sequence encodes:
- the LOC114136770 gene encoding collectin-12 isoform X2 has protein sequence MKDDFGDEEEVQSFGYKRFGIQEGTQCTKCKNEWALKTSIALLYVLCTLLTIAVAVLGYKVVQRVDSVSEGIASYGGKIIAVETDLKKLDDQTEEKSENTTTEIQAFKSNIWALQRQLSAVQEHVHSDQVKLNQLQSIGSEIQSSQGTVRGRLSSNTATLHLVNSTLQSYGNIIESLQEDTARLQRELQQQVKLQSQALLSISNLNLTQAQQRGLIAALQRVVDETSQAIHKMRNDYQNLEQTARQTRSDAEWLRGKMENLQVIASNASTLAKANNDSLEDVGAQLAFMTSQLQNTSRLAEDHDQTLREIMDRQRDFSNLTSTKFDRVEMQVDELEETMDRVTGNMSHTTQLLGAINLNLNDLRSCSETIGRHSDVLQNLNDSVSDVRVDASSLRSQQEELAARLDKEVTSLSFVMEEMKLVDTKHSQLITNFTILQGPPGPRGPRGDRGPQGPPGQTGTKGERGEKGPLGIRGSRGEQGSPGPPGLPGLKGLPGVPGSPGPKGSRGSGGRAGPPGAKGEPGQAGLPGRDGQTGVPGLQGPPGIRGPIGPAGEQGPRGLPGPVGPPGPVGPPGLPGIPIQSPAVPFPPVSQQEEAVPHALLAPGCPPGWVNYKNRCYYFSKDLDSFDDSKANCESQLATLLIISDKEEQEWLEGQIVGKGFFWIGLTDWEEENVWRWVDGTIPAFTKWKPGQPDNWGHSHESGEDCAGLIHEGLWNDFFCEDLISYICEKELETSKS, from the exons GGATCCAGGAGGGCACCCAATGCACAAAGTGTAAGAATGAATGGGCACTGAAGACCTCTATAGCTCTGCTCTATGTGCTGTGCACCCTACTCACTATTGCTGTTGCTGTTCTTGGATATAAAG tggtgCAAAGAGTCGACAGTGTGTCTGAAGGTATTGCAAGCTATGGCGGAAAGATAATTGCAGTCGAGACAGATCTAAAAAAGCTTG ATGATCAAACGGAAGAGAAGTCCGAGAACACCACCACAGAGATTCAGGCTTTCAAGAGCAACATCTGGGCCCTGCAGAGGCAGCTGTCTGCGGTGCAGGAACACGTCCACAGCGATCAGGTCAAGCTGAATCAACTGCAGAGCATTGGCTCAGAGATTCAGAGCAGCCAGGGCACCGTTCGGGGGCGTCTCAGCAGCAACACAGCCACCCTGCATTTGGTAAACAGCACTTTGCAGTCTTACGGCAACATCATTGAGAGTTTGCAGGAGGACACGGCCAGACTGCAGAGGGAGCTACAACAGCAAGTGAAACTGCAAAGCCAGGCGCTTCTCAGCATCAGCAACCTGAACCTCACTCAGGCCCAGCAGAGAGGCCTAATTGCAGCTCTACAGCGGGTCGTTGATGAAACCAGTCAAGCAATTCACAAAATGCGCAACGACTATCAGAACCTGGAGCAGACGGCACGTCAGACACGCTCAGACGCAGAGTGGCTTCgtggaaaaatggaaaacctGCAGGTCATAGCGAGCAATGCCTCAACTCTGGCTAAAGCCAACAATGACAGCCTGGAAGATGTTGGGGCACAGCTTGCTTTTATGACCAGCCAGCTGCAGAACACCAGCAGGCTGGCTGAGGATCATGACCAGACGCTCAGGGAGATCATGGACCGGCAGAGGGACTTCAGCAACCTCACATCCACAAAGTTTGACCGGGTAGAGATGCAGGTGGATGAGTTGGAGGAAACTATGGACCGTGTTACTGGCAACATGAGCCACACCACACAACTTCTGGGAGCCATAAACTTGAACCTCAATGACTTGCGCAGCTGCTCCGAGACCATCGGCCGTCACTCAGATGTCCTACAGAACCTTAACGACAGCGTGTCAGACGTCAGGGTGGATGCATCCAGCCTGAGGtcacagcaggaggagctggCAGCCCGCTTGGATAAGGAGGTCACCAGCCTCTCTTTTGTCATGGAGGAAATGAAGCTGGTGGACACCAAGCACTCACAGCTGATAACAAACTTCACTATTTTACAGG GTCCGCCTGGTCCAAGAGGACCAAGAGGGGACAGAGGGCCTCAAGGACCACCTGGTCAGACAGGAACCAAGGGAGAGAGGGGTGAAAAAGGACCCCTAGGAATCAGAGGATCTAGAGGAGAGCAGGGTTCACCGGGACCACCAGGTCTTCCAGGGTTAAAGGGCCTCCCAGGTGTACCTGGAAGTCCTGGACCGAAAGGTTCTCGAGGGTCAGGAGGCAGAGCTGGACCTCCAGGAGCTAAAGGAGAACCAGGACAGGCTGGTCTTCCTGGACGAGATGGCCAGACTGGTGTACCGGGACTGCAAGGACCACCGGGcatccgtggaccaattggacCAGCTGGGGAGCAAGGCCCAAGGGGTCTACCTGGACCAGTTGGGCCCCCAGGGCCTGTGGGACCACCAGGGCTACCAGGAATCCCCATTCAAAGTCCAGCAGTGCCTTTTCCACCAGTGTCACAACAGGAAGAGGCAGTTCCTCATGCACTGTTAGCCCCAG GTTGCCCTCCTGGTTGGGTAAACTACAAAAACAGGTGCTACTACTTTTCCAAAGACCTGGACAGTTTTGATGATTCAAAAGCTAACTGTGAATCACAACTAGCAACGTTACTGATCATCAGTGACAAAGAAGAACAG GAATGGTTGGAGGGGCAAATAGTTGGAAAGGGCTTCTTCTGGATTGGTCTGACGGACTGGGAAGAAGAGAATGTGTGGCGCTGGGTGGATGGAACAATTCCTGCTTTCAC GAAGTGGAAGCCTGGACAGCCTGACAATTGGGGCCACAGCCATGAGTCGGGGGAAGACTGCGCAGGTCTGATCCACGAAGGTCTATGGAACGATTTCTTCTGTGAAGATCTCATTAGCTATATCTGTGAGAAAGAACTGGAGACCT CAAAATCATAG
- the LOC114136770 gene encoding collectin-12 isoform X1, translating to MKGPPDDFGDEEEVQSFGYKRFGIQEGTQCTKCKNEWALKTSIALLYVLCTLLTIAVAVLGYKVVQRVDSVSEGIASYGGKIIAVETDLKKLDDQTEEKSENTTTEIQAFKSNIWALQRQLSAVQEHVHSDQVKLNQLQSIGSEIQSSQGTVRGRLSSNTATLHLVNSTLQSYGNIIESLQEDTARLQRELQQQVKLQSQALLSISNLNLTQAQQRGLIAALQRVVDETSQAIHKMRNDYQNLEQTARQTRSDAEWLRGKMENLQVIASNASTLAKANNDSLEDVGAQLAFMTSQLQNTSRLAEDHDQTLREIMDRQRDFSNLTSTKFDRVEMQVDELEETMDRVTGNMSHTTQLLGAINLNLNDLRSCSETIGRHSDVLQNLNDSVSDVRVDASSLRSQQEELAARLDKEVTSLSFVMEEMKLVDTKHSQLITNFTILQGPPGPRGPRGDRGPQGPPGQTGTKGERGEKGPLGIRGSRGEQGSPGPPGLPGLKGLPGVPGSPGPKGSRGSGGRAGPPGAKGEPGQAGLPGRDGQTGVPGLQGPPGIRGPIGPAGEQGPRGLPGPVGPPGPVGPPGLPGIPIQSPAVPFPPVSQQEEAVPHALLAPGCPPGWVNYKNRCYYFSKDLDSFDDSKANCESQLATLLIISDKEEQEWLEGQIVGKGFFWIGLTDWEEENVWRWVDGTIPAFTKWKPGQPDNWGHSHESGEDCAGLIHEGLWNDFFCEDLISYICEKELETSKS from the exons GGATCCAGGAGGGCACCCAATGCACAAAGTGTAAGAATGAATGGGCACTGAAGACCTCTATAGCTCTGCTCTATGTGCTGTGCACCCTACTCACTATTGCTGTTGCTGTTCTTGGATATAAAG tggtgCAAAGAGTCGACAGTGTGTCTGAAGGTATTGCAAGCTATGGCGGAAAGATAATTGCAGTCGAGACAGATCTAAAAAAGCTTG ATGATCAAACGGAAGAGAAGTCCGAGAACACCACCACAGAGATTCAGGCTTTCAAGAGCAACATCTGGGCCCTGCAGAGGCAGCTGTCTGCGGTGCAGGAACACGTCCACAGCGATCAGGTCAAGCTGAATCAACTGCAGAGCATTGGCTCAGAGATTCAGAGCAGCCAGGGCACCGTTCGGGGGCGTCTCAGCAGCAACACAGCCACCCTGCATTTGGTAAACAGCACTTTGCAGTCTTACGGCAACATCATTGAGAGTTTGCAGGAGGACACGGCCAGACTGCAGAGGGAGCTACAACAGCAAGTGAAACTGCAAAGCCAGGCGCTTCTCAGCATCAGCAACCTGAACCTCACTCAGGCCCAGCAGAGAGGCCTAATTGCAGCTCTACAGCGGGTCGTTGATGAAACCAGTCAAGCAATTCACAAAATGCGCAACGACTATCAGAACCTGGAGCAGACGGCACGTCAGACACGCTCAGACGCAGAGTGGCTTCgtggaaaaatggaaaacctGCAGGTCATAGCGAGCAATGCCTCAACTCTGGCTAAAGCCAACAATGACAGCCTGGAAGATGTTGGGGCACAGCTTGCTTTTATGACCAGCCAGCTGCAGAACACCAGCAGGCTGGCTGAGGATCATGACCAGACGCTCAGGGAGATCATGGACCGGCAGAGGGACTTCAGCAACCTCACATCCACAAAGTTTGACCGGGTAGAGATGCAGGTGGATGAGTTGGAGGAAACTATGGACCGTGTTACTGGCAACATGAGCCACACCACACAACTTCTGGGAGCCATAAACTTGAACCTCAATGACTTGCGCAGCTGCTCCGAGACCATCGGCCGTCACTCAGATGTCCTACAGAACCTTAACGACAGCGTGTCAGACGTCAGGGTGGATGCATCCAGCCTGAGGtcacagcaggaggagctggCAGCCCGCTTGGATAAGGAGGTCACCAGCCTCTCTTTTGTCATGGAGGAAATGAAGCTGGTGGACACCAAGCACTCACAGCTGATAACAAACTTCACTATTTTACAGG GTCCGCCTGGTCCAAGAGGACCAAGAGGGGACAGAGGGCCTCAAGGACCACCTGGTCAGACAGGAACCAAGGGAGAGAGGGGTGAAAAAGGACCCCTAGGAATCAGAGGATCTAGAGGAGAGCAGGGTTCACCGGGACCACCAGGTCTTCCAGGGTTAAAGGGCCTCCCAGGTGTACCTGGAAGTCCTGGACCGAAAGGTTCTCGAGGGTCAGGAGGCAGAGCTGGACCTCCAGGAGCTAAAGGAGAACCAGGACAGGCTGGTCTTCCTGGACGAGATGGCCAGACTGGTGTACCGGGACTGCAAGGACCACCGGGcatccgtggaccaattggacCAGCTGGGGAGCAAGGCCCAAGGGGTCTACCTGGACCAGTTGGGCCCCCAGGGCCTGTGGGACCACCAGGGCTACCAGGAATCCCCATTCAAAGTCCAGCAGTGCCTTTTCCACCAGTGTCACAACAGGAAGAGGCAGTTCCTCATGCACTGTTAGCCCCAG GTTGCCCTCCTGGTTGGGTAAACTACAAAAACAGGTGCTACTACTTTTCCAAAGACCTGGACAGTTTTGATGATTCAAAAGCTAACTGTGAATCACAACTAGCAACGTTACTGATCATCAGTGACAAAGAAGAACAG GAATGGTTGGAGGGGCAAATAGTTGGAAAGGGCTTCTTCTGGATTGGTCTGACGGACTGGGAAGAAGAGAATGTGTGGCGCTGGGTGGATGGAACAATTCCTGCTTTCAC GAAGTGGAAGCCTGGACAGCCTGACAATTGGGGCCACAGCCATGAGTCGGGGGAAGACTGCGCAGGTCTGATCCACGAAGGTCTATGGAACGATTTCTTCTGTGAAGATCTCATTAGCTATATCTGTGAGAAAGAACTGGAGACCT CAAAATCATAG
- the hacd1 gene encoding very-long-chain (3R)-3-hydroxyacyl-CoA dehydratase 1 — MASSEEDGTVEEKENNNKKRTKSALITAWLTFYNIAMTAGWLVLAITMMRFYIQKGTHKGLYRSIARTLKFFQTFALVEVGHCAVGIVRTSVIVTGVQVCSRIYMVWFITSSIRQIQNEESVILFLVVWTVTEITRYSYYTFNLLHHLPYFIKWARYNFFIVLYPLGVVGELLTIYAALPFVRRSGMYSMRLPNKYNVSFDYYYFLIIVMLSYIPLFPQLYLHMLRQRRRVLHGEVIVEKDD, encoded by the exons ATGGCGTCCAGCGAGGAGGACGGCACGGTggaggagaaggaaaacaacaacaagaagaGAACGAAAAGCGCCCTCATAACCGCATGGCTCACTTTCTACAACATTGCCATGACAGCCGG GTGGCTGGTTCTGGCAATCACAATGATGCGCTTCTACATTCAGAAAGGCACACACAAGGGTCTCTACAGAAGTATAGCAAGGACACTCAAGTTTTTCCAGACCTTTGCATTAGTTGAG GTGGGACATTGTGCCGTTG GAATTGTGAGGACTTCTGTGATTGTAACTGGGGTTCAAGTGTGTTCAAGGATTTACATGGTTTGGTTCATCACCAGTAGCATCAGACAG ATCCAGAACGAAGAAAGTGTAATCCTGTTCCTGGTCGTGTGGACTGTGACAGAGATTACCAGATATTCTTATTACACATTCAACCTGCTCCACCATCTGCCATACTTCATCAAATGGGCCAG ATACAACTTCTTCATCGTCTTGTACCCACTGGGAGTCGTCGGAGAGCTGCTCACCATTTACGCTGCTCTGCCATTCGTGCGCAGGTCTGGAATGTACTCCATGAGGCTCCCCAACAAATATAATGTGTCGTTCGACTACTACTACTTCCTCATCATCGTCATGCTGTCCTACATCCCAC tCTTTCCTCAGCTCTACTTGCACATGCTGCGGCAGAGGAGGAGGGTGCTCCACGGTGAAGTCATAGTGGAGAAGGATGACTAA